One genomic region from Populus nigra chromosome 8, ddPopNigr1.1, whole genome shotgun sequence encodes:
- the LOC133701115 gene encoding nuclear pore complex protein NUP214-like isoform X3 has translation MTTLSNINLALFLIYLQIGCSLIGSLGALYNGVLLINLAISLFALVAIESDSQHLFRTYASLLFSSLLLDVAWFILFSHPIWNISSDKYGLFFVFSVKLTMAMQIVGFTVRLSSSLLWIQIYRLGVPYIDSTATREADFDLRSSFLSPTTPATVGRQCSDSDVVLGGSIYDPDNYSSLFEDGQDSRCLRQSWASFEPTKTTVKRVLLQENQKKNVNKSFLLKDRQIFSSGLGDISTVHQEDQTSRSFLHPLESKGLHYGSPKQTFEKKPTVPFKWATDPPMSSQPLGLRSPILQNNNVAMVSVSSSLVSLPGGEISSREAYNMTADKSKNSTVQPMQTPLFPKKPNEIPVSTTSSVLAKSAMQSVKPGPADTKSSYFESPYKNYEPPHSLLGASSVAPTQPGKVPEINFATSKGQPSEKVSSSPSAFISHSVSSSLMSNISPNVSSSISTPTLSAAMSLSTSLTSSKVTTGSNQTVTSTSLSSVSVSPVFSTGSLSFQAPRTVLPSHAPPPTSEVSPGLQPRLGKTLPSSNPSPSCLTSESLETDIQPLIGKPARNVNPPATPSVSESLETEPQPPPAGNNPPSVTPVTPSESDSPKTEVPHPPGEASSKSDVDVPTTAPQPNPSTFGLKLEPSASSVLTTGLSTGFAPVNQPSLNHSGSTASKVALNSQPQQPSSHNVPFGAPILTSDSVSGKNESLDVAVTEEVEMEEEAPEASCTNELNLVNLGGFGIGSTPIPTAPRANPFGSPFGSTGSNVATSSLTMTVPSGELFRPASFNFQSPHPSRKPPPTNMGAFSGGFGTGAVAQAPAQSQFGQPAHIGSGQQALGSVLGNFGQSRQFGTGLPGSGFASTSGFGGGLATSSSTGGFASAATAGGFAGVASTGGGFAAFASSGAGFAGVAGGGGFGSVASGVGFGGVASGGSGIAGVASGGGRFSAAASSAGGFAAAPASGSGFGASGSGFGAFGSQQGTGGVSGFPGNAGGSQQGVGGFSAFSGNPAGTGKPAELFTQMRKYSSELLD, from the exons ATGACGACTCTCTCCAATATTAATTTAGCCCTCTTTCTCATTTACCTTCAG ATTGGTTGCTCTTTGATCGGATCCCTTGGAGCTTTGTACAATGGCGTCTTGCTCATTAATTTGGCTATCTCTTTGTTCGCCCTCGTCGCCATTGAGAGCGACAGTCAGCACCTTTTCCGTACCTACGCTTCCctcctcttctcctctcttctcctCGACGTTGCATGGTTCATCCTCTTCTCTCACCCCATCTG GAACATTTCCTCTGACAAGTATGGACTGTTCTTCGTCTTTTCAGTGAAACTCACTATGGCAATGCAAATCGTTGGTTTTACAGTGAGGTTGTCATCCTCTTTGTTATGGATTCAGATCTACAGATTGGGGGTTCCTTATATAGATAGTACAGCTACTCGAGAAGCGGATTTCGATTTAAGAAGTAGTTTTCTCAGTCCAACAACTCCTGCTACTGTAGGTAGACAATGCTCAGATTCTGATGTTGTTTTAGGTGGTTCCATTTACGATCCAGATAATTACTCATCTCTTTTTGAAGATGGACAAGACAGCAGATGTCTCCGTCAG AGCTGGGCTAGTTTTGAGCCTACGAAAACAACTGTGAAAAGGGTGCTTTTGCAAGAAAATCAGAAGAAAAATGTGAATAAATCATTCTTGTTGAAGGATAGGCAAATTTTTAGTTCTGGCTTGGGGGACATCTCCACAGTTCACCAAGAAGACCAGACATCCCGATCTTTCTTGCACCCATTGGAAAGCAAAG GCCTTCATTATGGATCCCCTAAACAAACGTTTGAGAAAAAACCAACCGTTCCATTTAAATGGGCTACTGATCCTCCAATGTCATCACAGCCTCTGGGCTTGCGTTCTCCTATACTGCAAAATAACAACGTAGCGATGGTATCGGTTTCGTCATCCCTGGTATCACTGCCAGGAGGAGAAATAAGTAGCAGGGAAGCCTACAATATGACTGCTGATAAATCTAAGA ACTCTACCGTGCAACCAATGCAGACACCTTTGTTTCCAAAGAAACCAAATGAGATTCCTGTTTCAACTACCAGCAGCGTGCTTGCAAAATCAGCAATGCAAAGTGTGAAGCCTGGACCAGCAGACACCAAAAGTTCATATTTCGAATCTCCCTATAAAAATTATGAGCCTCCGCACTCTTTGTTAGGTGCCTCTTCTGTGGCTCCCACCCAACCTGGAAAGGTTCCTGAGATCAATTTTGCTACTAGCAAAGGCCAGCCTAGTGAAAAAGTTTCATCTTCTCCATCAGCTTTCATATCGCATTCAGTTTCATCATCTCTGATGTCCAATATATCACCAAACGTCTCATCATCAATATCTACACCGACATTGTCAGCTGCAATGTCACTGAGCACATCTTTAACCAGTTCTAAGGTCACCACCGGCTCTAATCAAACAGTTACTTCGACATCATTGTCATCAGTTTCTGTCTCACCTGTTTTTTCTACCGGTTCATTGTCTTTTCAGGCCCCCAGGACAGTTTTACCCTCACATGCTCCACCTCCAACTTCAGAGGTTTCTCCAGGGCTGCAACCCCGTCTAGGGAAAACTCTGCCTTCTAGCAATCCAAGTCCTTCATGTTTGACATCAGAATCCCTTGAAACAGATATTCAGCCTCTTATAGGAAAACCTGCACGAAATGTAAACCCCCCTGCTACACCTTCAGTGTCAGAATCACTAGAAACAGAGCCCCAACCTCCTCCTGCTGGAAACAATCCACCTTCTGTCACTCCAGTTACCCCTTCAGAATCAGATTCCCCGAAAACAGAGGTTCCCCATCCTCCGGGTGAAGCAAGTTCAAAGTCAGATGTGGATGTTCCTACAACTGCTCCACAGCCTAACCCTTCTACATTTGGTTTGAAGCTTGAACCTTCAGCATCATCTGTCCTTACTACAGGACTATCAACTGGATTTGCACCAGTAAACCAGCCCAGCTTGAACCACTCTGGAAGTACTGCATCTAAGGTGGCTCTGAATTCTCAACCTCAGCAGCCATCTTCTCATAATGTTCCTTTTGGAGCACCAATCCTGACTTCTGATAGCGTTAGTGGAAAGAATGAAAGTTTGGATGTTGCAGTTACAGAAGAGGTTGAAATGGAGGAGGAGGCTCCTGAGGCTAGCTGCACAAATGAACTTAATTTGGTAAATCTTGGAGGTTTTGGGATTGGTTCAACCCCTATCCCAACTGCTCCTAGAGCAAATCCATTTGGCAGTCCATTTGGTAGCACAGGATCAAATGTAGCAACCTCTTCGTTGACCATGACTGTACCTAGTGGAGAGCTCTTTCGACCTGCCTCTTTCAACTTTCAATCTCCTCATCCATCCCGAAAGCCTCCACCAACAAATATGGGTGCTTTCTCTGGTGGCTTTGGCACAGGAGCAGTTGCCCAAGCTCCTGCTCAAAGCCAGTTTGGCCAGCCAGCACATATTGGATCAGGACAGCAAGCACTGGGATCAGTTCTTGGGAATTTTGGGCAGTCAAGACAGTTTGGAACTGGTTTACCTGGAAGTGGTTTCGCTTCTACCAGTGGTTTTGGTGGTGGCCTTGCTACTAGTAGTTCAACAGGTGGCTTTGCAAGTGCTGCAACTGCTGGCGGGTTTGCTGGTGTTGCTTCTACTGGTGGTGGATTTGCTGCTTTTGCCTCATCTGGTGCAGGATTTGCTGGTGTGGCTGGTGGGGGTGGGTTTGGTAGTGTAGCTTCTGGTGTTGGGTTTGGTGGAGTGGCTTCTGGTGGCAGTGGCATTGCTGGTGTGGCTTCAGGTGGAGGTAGGTTTTCCGCAGCAGCCTCGAGTGCTGGTGGTTTCGCAGCGGCGCCTGCATCTGGTAGTGGATTTGGTGCATCAG GTAGTGGATTTGGGGCTTTTGGCAGCCAACAAGGTACTGGAGGAGTCTCAGGTTTTCCTGGTAATGCAGGAGGCAGCCAACAAGGAGTTGGTGGTTTCTCTGCTTTCAGTGGTAATCCAGCAGGAACTGGAAAACCTGCGGAATTATTTACACAGATGAGAAAATATAGTTCGGAGCTTTTGGACTAG
- the LOC133701115 gene encoding nuclear pore complex protein NUP214-like isoform X1: protein MTTLSNINLALFLIYLQIGCSLIGSLGALYNGVLLINLAISLFALVAIESDSQHLFRTYASLLFSSLLLDVAWFILFSHPIWNISSDKYGLFFVFSVKLTMAMQIVGFTVRLSSSLLWIQIYRLGVPYIDSTATREADFDLRSSFLSPTTPATVGRQCSDSDVVLGGSIYDPDNYSSLFEDGQDSRCLRQSWASFEPTKTTVKRVLLQENQKKNVNKSFLLKDRQIFSSGLGDISTVHQEDQTSRSFLHPLESKGLHYGSPKQTFEKKPTVPFKWATDPPMSSQPLGLRSPILQNNNVAMVSVSSSLVSLPGGEISSREAYNMTADKSKSMFSQIEKPDSVSTNETRRIQQTETNINKNSSDSTVQPMQTPLFPKKPNEIPVSTTSSVLAKSAMQSVKPGPADTKSSYFESPYKNYEPPHSLLGASSVAPTQPGKVPEINFATSKGQPSEKVSSSPSAFISHSVSSSLMSNISPNVSSSISTPTLSAAMSLSTSLTSSKVTTGSNQTVTSTSLSSVSVSPVFSTGSLSFQAPRTVLPSHAPPPTSEVSPGLQPRLGKTLPSSNPSPSCLTSESLETDIQPLIGKPARNVNPPATPSVSESLETEPQPPPAGNNPPSVTPVTPSESDSPKTEVPHPPGEASSKSDVDVPTTAPQPNPSTFGLKLEPSASSVLTTGLSTGFAPVNQPSLNHSGSTASKVALNSQPQQPSSHNVPFGAPILTSDSVSGKNESLDVAVTEEVEMEEEAPEASCTNELNLVNLGGFGIGSTPIPTAPRANPFGSPFGSTGSNVATSSLTMTVPSGELFRPASFNFQSPHPSRKPPPTNMGAFSGGFGTGAVAQAPAQSQFGQPAHIGSGQQALGSVLGNFGQSRQFGTGLPGSGFASTSGFGGGLATSSSTGGFASAATAGGFAGVASTGGGFAAFASSGAGFAGVAGGGGFGSVASGVGFGGVASGGSGIAGVASGGGRFSAAASSAGGFAAAPASGSGFGASGSGFGAFGSQQGTGGVSGFPGNAGGSQQGVGGFSAFSGNPAGTGKPAELFTQMRKYSSELLD, encoded by the exons ATGACGACTCTCTCCAATATTAATTTAGCCCTCTTTCTCATTTACCTTCAG ATTGGTTGCTCTTTGATCGGATCCCTTGGAGCTTTGTACAATGGCGTCTTGCTCATTAATTTGGCTATCTCTTTGTTCGCCCTCGTCGCCATTGAGAGCGACAGTCAGCACCTTTTCCGTACCTACGCTTCCctcctcttctcctctcttctcctCGACGTTGCATGGTTCATCCTCTTCTCTCACCCCATCTG GAACATTTCCTCTGACAAGTATGGACTGTTCTTCGTCTTTTCAGTGAAACTCACTATGGCAATGCAAATCGTTGGTTTTACAGTGAGGTTGTCATCCTCTTTGTTATGGATTCAGATCTACAGATTGGGGGTTCCTTATATAGATAGTACAGCTACTCGAGAAGCGGATTTCGATTTAAGAAGTAGTTTTCTCAGTCCAACAACTCCTGCTACTGTAGGTAGACAATGCTCAGATTCTGATGTTGTTTTAGGTGGTTCCATTTACGATCCAGATAATTACTCATCTCTTTTTGAAGATGGACAAGACAGCAGATGTCTCCGTCAG AGCTGGGCTAGTTTTGAGCCTACGAAAACAACTGTGAAAAGGGTGCTTTTGCAAGAAAATCAGAAGAAAAATGTGAATAAATCATTCTTGTTGAAGGATAGGCAAATTTTTAGTTCTGGCTTGGGGGACATCTCCACAGTTCACCAAGAAGACCAGACATCCCGATCTTTCTTGCACCCATTGGAAAGCAAAG GCCTTCATTATGGATCCCCTAAACAAACGTTTGAGAAAAAACCAACCGTTCCATTTAAATGGGCTACTGATCCTCCAATGTCATCACAGCCTCTGGGCTTGCGTTCTCCTATACTGCAAAATAACAACGTAGCGATGGTATCGGTTTCGTCATCCCTGGTATCACTGCCAGGAGGAGAAATAAGTAGCAGGGAAGCCTACAATATGACTGCTGATAAATCTAAGAGTATGTTTTCTCAAATTGAGAAGCCTGATTCTGTTTCCACCAATGAGACCAGACGTATTCAGCAAACtgaaactaatataaataaaaattcatcagACTCTACCGTGCAACCAATGCAGACACCTTTGTTTCCAAAGAAACCAAATGAGATTCCTGTTTCAACTACCAGCAGCGTGCTTGCAAAATCAGCAATGCAAAGTGTGAAGCCTGGACCAGCAGACACCAAAAGTTCATATTTCGAATCTCCCTATAAAAATTATGAGCCTCCGCACTCTTTGTTAGGTGCCTCTTCTGTGGCTCCCACCCAACCTGGAAAGGTTCCTGAGATCAATTTTGCTACTAGCAAAGGCCAGCCTAGTGAAAAAGTTTCATCTTCTCCATCAGCTTTCATATCGCATTCAGTTTCATCATCTCTGATGTCCAATATATCACCAAACGTCTCATCATCAATATCTACACCGACATTGTCAGCTGCAATGTCACTGAGCACATCTTTAACCAGTTCTAAGGTCACCACCGGCTCTAATCAAACAGTTACTTCGACATCATTGTCATCAGTTTCTGTCTCACCTGTTTTTTCTACCGGTTCATTGTCTTTTCAGGCCCCCAGGACAGTTTTACCCTCACATGCTCCACCTCCAACTTCAGAGGTTTCTCCAGGGCTGCAACCCCGTCTAGGGAAAACTCTGCCTTCTAGCAATCCAAGTCCTTCATGTTTGACATCAGAATCCCTTGAAACAGATATTCAGCCTCTTATAGGAAAACCTGCACGAAATGTAAACCCCCCTGCTACACCTTCAGTGTCAGAATCACTAGAAACAGAGCCCCAACCTCCTCCTGCTGGAAACAATCCACCTTCTGTCACTCCAGTTACCCCTTCAGAATCAGATTCCCCGAAAACAGAGGTTCCCCATCCTCCGGGTGAAGCAAGTTCAAAGTCAGATGTGGATGTTCCTACAACTGCTCCACAGCCTAACCCTTCTACATTTGGTTTGAAGCTTGAACCTTCAGCATCATCTGTCCTTACTACAGGACTATCAACTGGATTTGCACCAGTAAACCAGCCCAGCTTGAACCACTCTGGAAGTACTGCATCTAAGGTGGCTCTGAATTCTCAACCTCAGCAGCCATCTTCTCATAATGTTCCTTTTGGAGCACCAATCCTGACTTCTGATAGCGTTAGTGGAAAGAATGAAAGTTTGGATGTTGCAGTTACAGAAGAGGTTGAAATGGAGGAGGAGGCTCCTGAGGCTAGCTGCACAAATGAACTTAATTTGGTAAATCTTGGAGGTTTTGGGATTGGTTCAACCCCTATCCCAACTGCTCCTAGAGCAAATCCATTTGGCAGTCCATTTGGTAGCACAGGATCAAATGTAGCAACCTCTTCGTTGACCATGACTGTACCTAGTGGAGAGCTCTTTCGACCTGCCTCTTTCAACTTTCAATCTCCTCATCCATCCCGAAAGCCTCCACCAACAAATATGGGTGCTTTCTCTGGTGGCTTTGGCACAGGAGCAGTTGCCCAAGCTCCTGCTCAAAGCCAGTTTGGCCAGCCAGCACATATTGGATCAGGACAGCAAGCACTGGGATCAGTTCTTGGGAATTTTGGGCAGTCAAGACAGTTTGGAACTGGTTTACCTGGAAGTGGTTTCGCTTCTACCAGTGGTTTTGGTGGTGGCCTTGCTACTAGTAGTTCAACAGGTGGCTTTGCAAGTGCTGCAACTGCTGGCGGGTTTGCTGGTGTTGCTTCTACTGGTGGTGGATTTGCTGCTTTTGCCTCATCTGGTGCAGGATTTGCTGGTGTGGCTGGTGGGGGTGGGTTTGGTAGTGTAGCTTCTGGTGTTGGGTTTGGTGGAGTGGCTTCTGGTGGCAGTGGCATTGCTGGTGTGGCTTCAGGTGGAGGTAGGTTTTCCGCAGCAGCCTCGAGTGCTGGTGGTTTCGCAGCGGCGCCTGCATCTGGTAGTGGATTTGGTGCATCAG GTAGTGGATTTGGGGCTTTTGGCAGCCAACAAGGTACTGGAGGAGTCTCAGGTTTTCCTGGTAATGCAGGAGGCAGCCAACAAGGAGTTGGTGGTTTCTCTGCTTTCAGTGGTAATCCAGCAGGAACTGGAAAACCTGCGGAATTATTTACACAGATGAGAAAATATAGTTCGGAGCTTTTGGACTAG
- the LOC133701115 gene encoding nuclear pore complex protein NUP214-like isoform X2 — MTTLSNINLALFLIYLQIGCSLIGSLGALYNGVLLINLAISLFALVAIESDSQHLFRTYASLLFSSLLLDVAWFILFSHPIWNISSDKYGLFFVFSVKLTMAMQIVGFTVRLSSSLLWIQIYRLGVPYIDSTATREADFDLRSSFLSPTTPATVGRQCSDSDVVLGGSIYDPDNYSSLFEDGQDSRCLRQSWASFEPTKTTVKRVLLQENQKKNVNKSFLLKDRQIFSSGLGDISTVHQEDQTSRSFLHPLESKGLHYGSPKQTFEKKPTVPFKWATDPPMSSQPLGLRSPILQNNNVAMVSVSSSLVSLPGGEISSREAYNMTADKSKSMFSQIEKPDSVSTNETRRIQQTETNINKNSSDSTVQPMQTPLFPKKPNEIPVSTTSSVLAKSAMQSVKPGPADTKSSYFESPYKNYEPPHSLLGASSVAPTQPGKVPEINFATSKGQPSEKVSSSPSAFISHSVSSSLMSNISPNVSSSISTPTLSAAMSLSTSLTSSKAPRTVLPSHAPPPTSEVSPGLQPRLGKTLPSSNPSPSCLTSESLETDIQPLIGKPARNVNPPATPSVSESLETEPQPPPAGNNPPSVTPVTPSESDSPKTEVPHPPGEASSKSDVDVPTTAPQPNPSTFGLKLEPSASSVLTTGLSTGFAPVNQPSLNHSGSTASKVALNSQPQQPSSHNVPFGAPILTSDSVSGKNESLDVAVTEEVEMEEEAPEASCTNELNLVNLGGFGIGSTPIPTAPRANPFGSPFGSTGSNVATSSLTMTVPSGELFRPASFNFQSPHPSRKPPPTNMGAFSGGFGTGAVAQAPAQSQFGQPAHIGSGQQALGSVLGNFGQSRQFGTGLPGSGFASTSGFGGGLATSSSTGGFASAATAGGFAGVASTGGGFAAFASSGAGFAGVAGGGGFGSVASGVGFGGVASGGSGIAGVASGGGRFSAAASSAGGFAAAPASGSGFGASGSGFGAFGSQQGTGGVSGFPGNAGGSQQGVGGFSAFSGNPAGTGKPAELFTQMRKYSSELLD, encoded by the exons ATGACGACTCTCTCCAATATTAATTTAGCCCTCTTTCTCATTTACCTTCAG ATTGGTTGCTCTTTGATCGGATCCCTTGGAGCTTTGTACAATGGCGTCTTGCTCATTAATTTGGCTATCTCTTTGTTCGCCCTCGTCGCCATTGAGAGCGACAGTCAGCACCTTTTCCGTACCTACGCTTCCctcctcttctcctctcttctcctCGACGTTGCATGGTTCATCCTCTTCTCTCACCCCATCTG GAACATTTCCTCTGACAAGTATGGACTGTTCTTCGTCTTTTCAGTGAAACTCACTATGGCAATGCAAATCGTTGGTTTTACAGTGAGGTTGTCATCCTCTTTGTTATGGATTCAGATCTACAGATTGGGGGTTCCTTATATAGATAGTACAGCTACTCGAGAAGCGGATTTCGATTTAAGAAGTAGTTTTCTCAGTCCAACAACTCCTGCTACTGTAGGTAGACAATGCTCAGATTCTGATGTTGTTTTAGGTGGTTCCATTTACGATCCAGATAATTACTCATCTCTTTTTGAAGATGGACAAGACAGCAGATGTCTCCGTCAG AGCTGGGCTAGTTTTGAGCCTACGAAAACAACTGTGAAAAGGGTGCTTTTGCAAGAAAATCAGAAGAAAAATGTGAATAAATCATTCTTGTTGAAGGATAGGCAAATTTTTAGTTCTGGCTTGGGGGACATCTCCACAGTTCACCAAGAAGACCAGACATCCCGATCTTTCTTGCACCCATTGGAAAGCAAAG GCCTTCATTATGGATCCCCTAAACAAACGTTTGAGAAAAAACCAACCGTTCCATTTAAATGGGCTACTGATCCTCCAATGTCATCACAGCCTCTGGGCTTGCGTTCTCCTATACTGCAAAATAACAACGTAGCGATGGTATCGGTTTCGTCATCCCTGGTATCACTGCCAGGAGGAGAAATAAGTAGCAGGGAAGCCTACAATATGACTGCTGATAAATCTAAGAGTATGTTTTCTCAAATTGAGAAGCCTGATTCTGTTTCCACCAATGAGACCAGACGTATTCAGCAAACtgaaactaatataaataaaaattcatcagACTCTACCGTGCAACCAATGCAGACACCTTTGTTTCCAAAGAAACCAAATGAGATTCCTGTTTCAACTACCAGCAGCGTGCTTGCAAAATCAGCAATGCAAAGTGTGAAGCCTGGACCAGCAGACACCAAAAGTTCATATTTCGAATCTCCCTATAAAAATTATGAGCCTCCGCACTCTTTGTTAGGTGCCTCTTCTGTGGCTCCCACCCAACCTGGAAAGGTTCCTGAGATCAATTTTGCTACTAGCAAAGGCCAGCCTAGTGAAAAAGTTTCATCTTCTCCATCAGCTTTCATATCGCATTCAGTTTCATCATCTCTGATGTCCAATATATCACCAAACGTCTCATCATCAATATCTACACCGACATTGTCAGCTGCAATGTCACTGAGCACATCTTTAACCAGTTCTAAG GCCCCCAGGACAGTTTTACCCTCACATGCTCCACCTCCAACTTCAGAGGTTTCTCCAGGGCTGCAACCCCGTCTAGGGAAAACTCTGCCTTCTAGCAATCCAAGTCCTTCATGTTTGACATCAGAATCCCTTGAAACAGATATTCAGCCTCTTATAGGAAAACCTGCACGAAATGTAAACCCCCCTGCTACACCTTCAGTGTCAGAATCACTAGAAACAGAGCCCCAACCTCCTCCTGCTGGAAACAATCCACCTTCTGTCACTCCAGTTACCCCTTCAGAATCAGATTCCCCGAAAACAGAGGTTCCCCATCCTCCGGGTGAAGCAAGTTCAAAGTCAGATGTGGATGTTCCTACAACTGCTCCACAGCCTAACCCTTCTACATTTGGTTTGAAGCTTGAACCTTCAGCATCATCTGTCCTTACTACAGGACTATCAACTGGATTTGCACCAGTAAACCAGCCCAGCTTGAACCACTCTGGAAGTACTGCATCTAAGGTGGCTCTGAATTCTCAACCTCAGCAGCCATCTTCTCATAATGTTCCTTTTGGAGCACCAATCCTGACTTCTGATAGCGTTAGTGGAAAGAATGAAAGTTTGGATGTTGCAGTTACAGAAGAGGTTGAAATGGAGGAGGAGGCTCCTGAGGCTAGCTGCACAAATGAACTTAATTTGGTAAATCTTGGAGGTTTTGGGATTGGTTCAACCCCTATCCCAACTGCTCCTAGAGCAAATCCATTTGGCAGTCCATTTGGTAGCACAGGATCAAATGTAGCAACCTCTTCGTTGACCATGACTGTACCTAGTGGAGAGCTCTTTCGACCTGCCTCTTTCAACTTTCAATCTCCTCATCCATCCCGAAAGCCTCCACCAACAAATATGGGTGCTTTCTCTGGTGGCTTTGGCACAGGAGCAGTTGCCCAAGCTCCTGCTCAAAGCCAGTTTGGCCAGCCAGCACATATTGGATCAGGACAGCAAGCACTGGGATCAGTTCTTGGGAATTTTGGGCAGTCAAGACAGTTTGGAACTGGTTTACCTGGAAGTGGTTTCGCTTCTACCAGTGGTTTTGGTGGTGGCCTTGCTACTAGTAGTTCAACAGGTGGCTTTGCAAGTGCTGCAACTGCTGGCGGGTTTGCTGGTGTTGCTTCTACTGGTGGTGGATTTGCTGCTTTTGCCTCATCTGGTGCAGGATTTGCTGGTGTGGCTGGTGGGGGTGGGTTTGGTAGTGTAGCTTCTGGTGTTGGGTTTGGTGGAGTGGCTTCTGGTGGCAGTGGCATTGCTGGTGTGGCTTCAGGTGGAGGTAGGTTTTCCGCAGCAGCCTCGAGTGCTGGTGGTTTCGCAGCGGCGCCTGCATCTGGTAGTGGATTTGGTGCATCAG GTAGTGGATTTGGGGCTTTTGGCAGCCAACAAGGTACTGGAGGAGTCTCAGGTTTTCCTGGTAATGCAGGAGGCAGCCAACAAGGAGTTGGTGGTTTCTCTGCTTTCAGTGGTAATCCAGCAGGAACTGGAAAACCTGCGGAATTATTTACACAGATGAGAAAATATAGTTCGGAGCTTTTGGACTAG